The genomic stretch TGTTGATGTATTTGCAACGCGGAATTCCAGTAATTTATTACGGTGAAGAATTAGGGTTAAAGAATCTACATTTCACTAGTGCAGATCAATTCGAAGATCAAACTGTAGCGCCATGGTTAAAGGATGCAGAAAAAGTTTTGAGCAAAGATGCGGCCTTAGCTATGGTTAGTGAAACACATAAATTGCCGGCCC from Pseudodesulfovibrio sp. JC047 encodes the following:
- a CDS encoding alpha-amylase family glycosyl hydrolase translates to WQQTLAGVSQPTLYWNNHDMARLATRVARTQTQAKSLAMLMYLQRGIPVIYYGEELGLKNLHFTSADQFEDQTVAPWLKDAEKVLSKDAALAMVSETHKLPA